From a region of the Anoplopoma fimbria isolate UVic2021 breed Golden Eagle Sablefish chromosome 16, Afim_UVic_2022, whole genome shotgun sequence genome:
- the LOC129104458 gene encoding NADH-ubiquinone oxidoreductase 75 kDa subunit, mitochondrial isoform X2 encodes MVEPGTTVLQACEKVGMQIPRFCYHERLSVAGNCRMCLVEIEKVPKPVAACAMPVMKGWNILTNSDKTRKAREGVMEFLLANHPLDCPICDQGGECDLQDQSMQFGSDRSRFTEGKRAVEDKNIGPLIKTIMTRCIQCTRCVRFASEIAGVEDLGTTGRGNDLQIGTYVEKMFMSELSGNVIDICPVGALTSKPYAFTARPWETRKTESIDVLDAVGSNIVVTTRGGEVMRILPRLNEDVNEEWISDKTRFAYDGLKRQRLTQPMVKNKSGQFITTTWEDVLSQAAGALQGVEGNAVAAIVGGLVDAEALVSLKDLLNRLNSDNLCTEEVFPMAGAGSDLRSNYLLNTGIAGIEEADLMLLVGTNPRYEAPLFNARIRKSWLHNELQVALLGKAVDLSYTYDHLGESAKVLQEIASGTHPFSQVLAKAKHPVVVVGSSCLQTEDGAAIMAAVSAIAQNARISSGAEETWKVLNVLHRVASQVAALDLGYKPGVEAIRKNPPKVLFLLGADAGCITRQDLPKDSFIIYQGHHGDVGAPMADIILPGAAYTEKCSTYVNTEGRAQQTKVAVTPPGMAREDWKIIRAISELAGVTLPYDTLDEVRDRLAEVSPNLVRYDDVEEANYFKQANELSKAMNQAVLTGPLVPPQLTVKDFYMTDPISRASQTMAKCVKAVREGAQAVDEPAIC; translated from the exons ATGGTGGAGCCAGGAACCACCGTGTTGCAG GCATGTGAGAAGGTAGGAATGCAGATTCCTCGCTTTTGCTACCATGAGCGCCTGTCAGTCGCAGGAAACTGTCGCATGTGTCTTGTGGAGATAGAGAAAGTTCCTAAG CCAGTGGCAGCATGTGCGATGCCAGTCATGAAGGGCTGGAACATCTTAACCAActctgacaaaacaagaaagGCCAG GGAGGGTGTGATGGAGTTCTTACTGGCGAACCACCCACTAGATTGTCCAATTTGTGATCAGGGGGGAGAATGTGATCTACAG GACCAGTCCATGCAGTTTGGCAGTGACAGAAGCCGCTTCACAGAGGGCAAAAGAGCTGTGGAGGACAAAAACATCGGCCCACTTATCAAAACCATTATGACTCGCTGCATCCAGTGCACTCGCTGTGTGCG CTTTGCCAGTGAGATTGCAGGTGTGGAGGACCTGGGTACCACTGGCAGAGGCAATGACCTGCAGATTGGGACCTACGTGGAGAAGATGTTCATGTCCGAGTTATCTGGGAATGTTATCGATATATGCCCAGTGGGGGCCCTCACTTCTAAACCATATGCATTCACTGCTCGCCCTTGGGAGACCAG gaagACTGAATCCATTGATGTTCTGGATGCTGTGGGCAGTAACATTGTGGTGACCACTCGTGGGGGTGAGGTGATGAGAATCTTGCCTCGTCTTAATGAGGATGTTAATGAGGAGTGGATCTCAGACAAAACTAG GTTTGCGTATGATGGACTCAAAAGGCAGAGGCTGACTCAGCCAATGGTTAAAAACAAGTCAGGGCAATTTATTACCACAACCTGGGAAGATGTGCTGAGTCAAGCTGCTGGAGCA TTGCAAGGAGTTGAAGGAAATGCTGTTGCTGCTATTGTCGGAGGCTTGGTGGATGCAGAGGCTCTCGTTTCCCTGAAAGATTTGCTGAACCGTTTGAATAGTGACAACCTGTGCACTGAAGAGGTGTTCCCAATGGCTGGAGCTGG ATCTGACCTGCGTTCAAACTATCTTTTAAACACTGGGATTGCTGGCATTGAAGAAGCTGACCTGATGCTTCTGGTTGGTACAAACCCCCGCTATGAGGCTCCTCTCTTCAATGCACGAATCAGAAAAAG CTGGCTTCACAATGAGTTGCAAGTGGCTCTTTTGGGAAAGGCAGTGGATCTAAGTTACACATATGACCATCTCGGGGAGTCTGCCAAGGTTCTTCAAGAAATTGCGTCAGGAACTCACCCATTCTCCCAG GTCTTAGCTAAAGCTAAGCATCCTGTTGTTGTGGTTGGAAGCAGTTGTCTGCAGACAGAGGACGGGGCTGCTATCATGGCTGCTGTGTCAGCCATTGCTCAGAACGCTCGCATCAGCAGTGGCGCTGAGGAAACCTGGAAGGTTCTCAATGTGCTTCACAG GGTTGCCAGTCAAGTGGCTGCACTTGATCTTGGATACAAACCAGGTGTGGAGGCGATCAGAAAGAACCCACCCAAAGTTCTGTTCCTACTAGGAGCAGATGCTGGCTGCATTACTCGCCAAGACCTACCAAAGGATAGCTTCATAATTTATCAAG GTCACCATGGCGATGTTGGGGCACCAATGGCTGATATCATACTACCTGGAGCTGCATACACTGAGAAATGTAGTACCTATGTGAACACTGAGGGCCGTGCCCAGCAGACCAAAGTGGCTGTGACTCCCCCAGGCATGGCAAGGGAGGACTGGAAGATCATCAGAGCCATTTCTGAG CTTGCTGGAGTGACTCTGCCATATGACACCCTTGATGAAGTACGAGATAGATTGGCAGAGGTTTCCCCAAATCTTGTGCGATATGATGATGTTGAGGAGGCCAACTACTTTAAGCAGGCTAATGAACTGTCTAAG GCAATGAACCAGGCTGTCCTTACTGGACCTTTAGTCCCTCCACAGCTTACTGTGAAGGACTTCTATATGACAG ATCCGATAAGCAGAGCCTCCCAGACGATGGCCAAGTGTGTGAAAGCTGTCAGGGAGGGAGCACAAGCTGTGGACGAGCCAGCCATATGCTAA
- the LOC129104458 gene encoding NADH-ubiquinone oxidoreductase 75 kDa subunit, mitochondrial isoform X1 produces the protein MLRLPVVSRTLFPAAIIKGSASATNNGRTAATAAASNLLEVFVDGNPIMVEPGTTVLQACEKVGMQIPRFCYHERLSVAGNCRMCLVEIEKVPKPVAACAMPVMKGWNILTNSDKTRKAREGVMEFLLANHPLDCPICDQGGECDLQDQSMQFGSDRSRFTEGKRAVEDKNIGPLIKTIMTRCIQCTRCVRFASEIAGVEDLGTTGRGNDLQIGTYVEKMFMSELSGNVIDICPVGALTSKPYAFTARPWETRKTESIDVLDAVGSNIVVTTRGGEVMRILPRLNEDVNEEWISDKTRFAYDGLKRQRLTQPMVKNKSGQFITTTWEDVLSQAAGALQGVEGNAVAAIVGGLVDAEALVSLKDLLNRLNSDNLCTEEVFPMAGAGSDLRSNYLLNTGIAGIEEADLMLLVGTNPRYEAPLFNARIRKSWLHNELQVALLGKAVDLSYTYDHLGESAKVLQEIASGTHPFSQVLAKAKHPVVVVGSSCLQTEDGAAIMAAVSAIAQNARISSGAEETWKVLNVLHRVASQVAALDLGYKPGVEAIRKNPPKVLFLLGADAGCITRQDLPKDSFIIYQGHHGDVGAPMADIILPGAAYTEKCSTYVNTEGRAQQTKVAVTPPGMAREDWKIIRAISELAGVTLPYDTLDEVRDRLAEVSPNLVRYDDVEEANYFKQANELSKAMNQAVLTGPLVPPQLTVKDFYMTDPISRASQTMAKCVKAVREGAQAVDEPAIC, from the exons ATGCTGCGTTTGCCTGTTGTGAGCCGGACTCTTTTTCCAGCAGCAATAATCAAAGGAAGTGCGTCTGCAACAAACAATG GTCGCACGGCAGCAACGGCAGCTGCCAGTAACCTTCTGGAGGTGTTCGTGGATGGCAACCCTATTATGGTGGAGCCAGGAACCACCGTGTTGCAG GCATGTGAGAAGGTAGGAATGCAGATTCCTCGCTTTTGCTACCATGAGCGCCTGTCAGTCGCAGGAAACTGTCGCATGTGTCTTGTGGAGATAGAGAAAGTTCCTAAG CCAGTGGCAGCATGTGCGATGCCAGTCATGAAGGGCTGGAACATCTTAACCAActctgacaaaacaagaaagGCCAG GGAGGGTGTGATGGAGTTCTTACTGGCGAACCACCCACTAGATTGTCCAATTTGTGATCAGGGGGGAGAATGTGATCTACAG GACCAGTCCATGCAGTTTGGCAGTGACAGAAGCCGCTTCACAGAGGGCAAAAGAGCTGTGGAGGACAAAAACATCGGCCCACTTATCAAAACCATTATGACTCGCTGCATCCAGTGCACTCGCTGTGTGCG CTTTGCCAGTGAGATTGCAGGTGTGGAGGACCTGGGTACCACTGGCAGAGGCAATGACCTGCAGATTGGGACCTACGTGGAGAAGATGTTCATGTCCGAGTTATCTGGGAATGTTATCGATATATGCCCAGTGGGGGCCCTCACTTCTAAACCATATGCATTCACTGCTCGCCCTTGGGAGACCAG gaagACTGAATCCATTGATGTTCTGGATGCTGTGGGCAGTAACATTGTGGTGACCACTCGTGGGGGTGAGGTGATGAGAATCTTGCCTCGTCTTAATGAGGATGTTAATGAGGAGTGGATCTCAGACAAAACTAG GTTTGCGTATGATGGACTCAAAAGGCAGAGGCTGACTCAGCCAATGGTTAAAAACAAGTCAGGGCAATTTATTACCACAACCTGGGAAGATGTGCTGAGTCAAGCTGCTGGAGCA TTGCAAGGAGTTGAAGGAAATGCTGTTGCTGCTATTGTCGGAGGCTTGGTGGATGCAGAGGCTCTCGTTTCCCTGAAAGATTTGCTGAACCGTTTGAATAGTGACAACCTGTGCACTGAAGAGGTGTTCCCAATGGCTGGAGCTGG ATCTGACCTGCGTTCAAACTATCTTTTAAACACTGGGATTGCTGGCATTGAAGAAGCTGACCTGATGCTTCTGGTTGGTACAAACCCCCGCTATGAGGCTCCTCTCTTCAATGCACGAATCAGAAAAAG CTGGCTTCACAATGAGTTGCAAGTGGCTCTTTTGGGAAAGGCAGTGGATCTAAGTTACACATATGACCATCTCGGGGAGTCTGCCAAGGTTCTTCAAGAAATTGCGTCAGGAACTCACCCATTCTCCCAG GTCTTAGCTAAAGCTAAGCATCCTGTTGTTGTGGTTGGAAGCAGTTGTCTGCAGACAGAGGACGGGGCTGCTATCATGGCTGCTGTGTCAGCCATTGCTCAGAACGCTCGCATCAGCAGTGGCGCTGAGGAAACCTGGAAGGTTCTCAATGTGCTTCACAG GGTTGCCAGTCAAGTGGCTGCACTTGATCTTGGATACAAACCAGGTGTGGAGGCGATCAGAAAGAACCCACCCAAAGTTCTGTTCCTACTAGGAGCAGATGCTGGCTGCATTACTCGCCAAGACCTACCAAAGGATAGCTTCATAATTTATCAAG GTCACCATGGCGATGTTGGGGCACCAATGGCTGATATCATACTACCTGGAGCTGCATACACTGAGAAATGTAGTACCTATGTGAACACTGAGGGCCGTGCCCAGCAGACCAAAGTGGCTGTGACTCCCCCAGGCATGGCAAGGGAGGACTGGAAGATCATCAGAGCCATTTCTGAG CTTGCTGGAGTGACTCTGCCATATGACACCCTTGATGAAGTACGAGATAGATTGGCAGAGGTTTCCCCAAATCTTGTGCGATATGATGATGTTGAGGAGGCCAACTACTTTAAGCAGGCTAATGAACTGTCTAAG GCAATGAACCAGGCTGTCCTTACTGGACCTTTAGTCCCTCCACAGCTTACTGTGAAGGACTTCTATATGACAG ATCCGATAAGCAGAGCCTCCCAGACGATGGCCAAGTGTGTGAAAGCTGTCAGGGAGGGAGCACAAGCTGTGGACGAGCCAGCCATATGCTAA
- the cmklr2 gene encoding LOW QUALITY PROTEIN: chemerin-like receptor 2 (The sequence of the model RefSeq protein was modified relative to this genomic sequence to represent the inferred CDS: inserted 1 base in 1 codon) translates to MADSVEDYENYTYEYYLEFGDLEELKVDHRQRETTHIISVVIYIISFVLGLIGNGTVIWVTAFKSKKTVNSIWLLNLAIADFVFVLFLPFYIDYIMQDFHWDFGVVMCKLNSFVSVMNMYASVLFLTVLSIDRYVSLVHLNWSQKYRTIERAWVVCGCIWVLAAVTSCPALIFRDTMRLHDKVVCFNNFHTQDGHTAAMRHIMIVVIRTTVGFLLPFTAICVTGILLTIKMNRSGGLVRLSSFSRTVSAVILAFFLCWAPFHTFSLMELSIHSSFYLHDILKAGFPLATSLGXFNSCINPLLYMLLGKKVRHILKRACLDITKSSLRELSQSISATEMESLPGLHQDSVPEEPVESSSL, encoded by the exons ATGGCTGATTCTGTCGAGGACTATGAGAATTACACCTATGAATACTACCTGGAGTTTGGAGACTTAGAGGAACTTAAAGTAGACCACAGGCAGAGGGAGACTACACACATTATCTCAGTGGTCATCTACATTATTTCCTTTGTGCTTGGTCTGATTGGAAACGGAACTGTGATTTGGGTGACAGCGtttaaaagcaaaaagacaGTGAACAGCATTTGGTTGCTCAATCTAGCCATAGCAGACTTTGTATTTGTGCTTTTTCTCCCCTTCTACATTGATTACATAATGCAGGATTTCCACTGGGACTTCGGTGTGGTCATGTGTAAGCTTAACTCATTTGTGTCCGTGATGAACATGTACGCCAGTGTGCTCTTTCTCACAGTACTCAGCATAGACAGATATGTTTCGCTGGTCCACCTCAACTGGTCTCAGAAGTATCGCACTATAGAGAGGGCCTGGGTTGTATGTGGTTGCATTTGGGTGCTGGCTGCTGTCACGAGCTGCCCTGCGCTGATTTTTCGTGACACCATGCGCCTACACGACAAGGTGGTGTGTTTCAACAACTTCCACACACAGGACGGACACACAGCGGCCATGAGACACATTATGATAGTGGTCATTCGTACCACCGTGGGCTTCTTGTTGCCTTTTACTGCCATATGTGTGACAGGTATACTTCTGACAATCAAAATGAATCGATCTGGCGGTTTGGTCCGCCTGTCCAGCTTCTCCAGAACAGTCTCTGCAGTAATTCTGGCCTTCTTTTTATGCTGGGCACCTTTTCATACTTTCAGCTTGATGGAGTTATCCATACATTCCTCATTTTACCTACACGACATACTGAAAGCTGGCTTTCCTCTCGCCACCAGCTTAG TTTTCAACAGCTGCATTAACCCCCTCCTGTATATGCTCCTGGGCAAAAAGGTGCGTCATATCCTGAAGCGTGCATGCCTGGACATTACTAAGAGTTCACTGAGAGAGCTCAGCCAGTCAATCTCTGCCACAGAGATGGAATCTCTGCCAGGACTTCACCAGGACAGTGTGCCAGAGGAGCCTGTGGAGTCGTCATCTCTATGA